In Hevea brasiliensis isolate MT/VB/25A 57/8 chromosome 13, ASM3005281v1, whole genome shotgun sequence, a single genomic region encodes these proteins:
- the LOC110648799 gene encoding uncharacterized protein LOC110648799, with translation MANAWKKENKRPKLLSPKPLLLLLLTLPLVFFLFFFFSRSPSNLSLSLSVSKIISQTQAAVYPIPPFDCLKSPQAHPVVANIVENLKYPFLYSLSDFGSLPDKPHKNIVRLLKGKPFRKPDISATIQELLEGTKGRDGLVVDVGANVGMASFAAAVMGYRVLAFEPVIENLQRICDGIWFNRVGDLVTVFEAAVSDRIGNITFYKLVGRLDNSAVSATGAKLAFKSNEEIAVQVRTIPLDDLIPESEPVLLLKIDVQGWEYHVLKGASKLLSRKKGEAPYLIYEEDERLLQASNSSAKEIRDFLQTVGYHHCTQHGTDAHCTKD, from the exons ATGGCGAATGCCTGGAAAAAAGAGAACAAACGCCCAAAACTTCTCTCGCCCAAGCCCCTTCTCCTTCTCCTCCTTACCCTCCCTCTTGTgttcttcttattcttcttcttctctcgcTCACCATCAAATCTTagcctctctctctctgtctcaaaAATAATATCGCAAACACAAGCCGCTGTTTATCCAATCCCTCCCTTCGATTGCTTAAAATCCCCGCAAGCCCACCCAGTAGTTGCCAACATAGTAGAGAACCTCAAGTACCCATTTTTATACTCTCTCTCCGATTTTGGATCCTTGCCCGATAAACCTCACAAGAACATTGTGAGGTTGTTAAAAGGAAAGCCCTTTAGGAAGCCGGACATCTCCGCGACGATTCAGGAGCTGTTGGAAGGGACAAAGGGGAGAGATGGGTTGGTGGTGGATGTGGGCGCTAATGTAGGAATGGCTAGTTTTGCGGCTGCCGTTATGGGATATAGAGTGTTAGCTTTTGAGCCAGTTATTGAGAATTTGCAGAGGATTTGTGATGGGATTTGGTTTAATCGAGTTGGGGACTTGGTTACTGTTTTTGAAGCTGCTGTGTCTGATCGGATTGGGAATATCACTTTTTATAAG CTGGTTGGCCGGCTTGACAATAGTGCGGTGTCAGCCACTGGTGCAAAGCTGGCATTCAAGTCCAATGAAGAAATAGCAGTTCAAGTAAGGACCATTCCTCTTGATGATCTGATTCCAGAGTCAGAGCCTGTGCTTCTACTCAAAATTGATGTTCAGGGATGGGAATATCATGTATTAAAAGGAGCCTCAAAGTTACTGTCAAGAAAGAAAGGTGAAGCTCCATACCTAATCTATGAGGAAGATGAGCGGTTGTTGCAAGCCAGCAACAGCAGTGCTAAAGAAATTCGTGATTTCCTCCAAACTGTGGGTTATCATCATTGCACCCAGCATGGCACAGATGCTCACTGCACTAAAGATTAA
- the LOC110642929 gene encoding beta-glucuronosyltransferase GlcAT14B, whose translation METSNTANKLQKKRKWFLLFVFSLLFSTLLILITITFSSASTQLLFLRQLGNTNNFRPQFPHFVEFKLPKPVVSPRRLPRLAYLISGSAGDGVSAKRTLKALYHPRNQYAVHLDLEATSEERLDLVMWVRSEKLFKEVGNVRVVVRSNLVTYRGPTMVSNTLHAAAILLRDGGDWDWFINLSASDYPLLTQDDLLHTLSTIPRNLNFIEHTSDIGWKEYQRAKPVIIDPGLYSLQKSDVYWVSEKRSVPTAYKLFTGSAWMMLSRPFVEYCLWGWDNLPRIVLMYYANFLSSPEGYFHTVICNAEEFKNTTVNHDLHFISWDNPPKQHPHFLTVDDYQRMVDSNAPFARKFGKNDPVLDKIDSNILGRTADGFVPGGWFRNKGDANGTIPDNINTNTTELNPGPGAQRLKRLITSLLSAEDFHSTHCI comes from the exons ATGGAAACCAGCAACACAGCCAATAAGTTGCAGAAGAAGCGCAAATGGTTCCTTCTGTTTGTTTTTTCGCTCTTATTCTCTACTCTTTTGATTCTCATTACCATTACTTTTTCGTCCGCTTCTACCCAGTTGCTGTTTCTTCGCCAGCTTGGAAACACTAATAATTTCCGTCCTCAGTTTCCGCATTTTGTGGAATTTAAGTTGCCTAAACCTGTGGTTTCACCAAGAAGGTTACCTCGGCTTGCGTATTTGATATCTGGATCTGCTGGGGATGGAGTGAGCGCGAAGAGGACACTGAAAGCGTTGTATCATCCGAGGAATCAGTATGCGGTGCATTTGGACTTGGAAGCGACGTCGGAGGAGAGGTTGGACCTAGTGATGTGGGTGAGAAGCGAGAAGCTTTTTAAGGAGGTGGGGAATGTGAGGGTTGTTGTGAGGTCTAATTTGGTAACGTATAGAGGTCCTACTATGGTTAGTAATACCCTTCATGCTGCGGCCATTTTGTTGAGGGATGGTGGGGACTGGGATTGGTTTATCAATTTGAGTGCTTCCGATTATCCCTTGCTTACTCAAGATG aTCTGCTTCATACTTTGTCTACAATTCCAAGAAACCTTAATTTTATTGAGCACACCAGTGACATTGGTTGGAAGGA GTATCAGAGAGCCAAGCCTGTCATAATTGATCCAGGGTTGTACAGCCTGCAAAAGTCAGATGTTTATTGGGTCTCAGAGAAAAGGAGTGTGCCAACAGCATATAAGCTGTTTACAG GTTCTGCTTGGATGATGCTTTCTCGCCCTTTTGTGGAATATTGCCTTTGGGGTTGGGACAACCTCCCAAGGATAGTCCTCATGTATTATGCGAACTTCCTATCTTCTCCTGAGGGGTATTTCCACACGGTAATCTGCAATGCTGAGGAGTTCAAGAACACTACAGTTAACCATGACCTTCACTTCATATCTTGGGACAACCCTCCCAAACAACACCCACATTTCCTCACAGTTGATGACTACCAGAGAATGGTTGACAGCAATGCCCCATTTGCTAGGAAATTTGGCAAGAACGACCCAGTTCTTGACAAGATCGATTCCAATATTTTGGGTCGCACAGCTGATGGTTTTGTTCCAGGTGGGTGGTTCAGAAACAAAGGAGATGCAAATGGGACAATCCCAGATAACATCAACACAAACACAACTGAACTTAATCCTGGCCCTGGTGCTCAAAGGCTGAAGCGTCTGATCACTAGTCTTTTGTCAGCAGAAGATTTTCACTCGACACATTGCATCTGA